The proteins below come from a single Syntrophales bacterium genomic window:
- a CDS encoding acetate--CoA ligase family protein, with amino-acid sequence MLKNEIREILEKSKGSGWVLEPDAKNILRLSGIDVPRFTMAASFEEATRFVREKGYPVAAKVVSPDIMHKSDAGGVVIGINNEDSLFATFERFRKMKGFTGMLVEEMVSGLEMMAGAKVDSQFGPVILFGMGGTEVELYKDTGIRMAPLQKNDVNSMIKCLKAHPLLEGYRGAPPVNREALTRTLMAFSELVMEISEFIESIDLNPLFCSPERCIVGDARFVLK; translated from the coding sequence ATGCTGAAAAATGAAATCAGGGAGATACTGGAGAAGTCAAAGGGCAGTGGGTGGGTGCTGGAACCGGATGCAAAGAATATCCTGCGTCTTTCGGGGATCGACGTTCCCCGTTTTACGATGGCCGCAAGCTTCGAAGAAGCGACCCGCTTTGTCCGGGAAAAGGGCTATCCGGTGGCTGCAAAAGTCGTCTCGCCCGACATCATGCATAAATCCGATGCGGGAGGGGTTGTTATCGGAATCAATAACGAAGATTCGCTTTTTGCGACCTTTGAGCGGTTCCGCAAGATGAAGGGTTTTACCGGGATGCTGGTTGAAGAAATGGTCTCCGGTCTGGAAATGATGGCCGGCGCCAAGGTGGATAGCCAGTTCGGACCGGTCATTCTTTTCGGGATGGGGGGTACGGAAGTGGAGCTCTACAAGGATACGGGTATCCGGATGGCTCCCCTGCAAAAAAACGACGTTAATTCAATGATTAAATGTCTTAAAGCTCATCCCTTGCTGGAAGGTTACCGGGGCGCCCCGCCGGTTAACCGGGAGGCATTGACCCGGACGCTTATGGCATTTTCCGAGCTGGTTATGGAAATCAGTGAATTTATTGAATCCATTGACCTAAATCCGCTCTTTTGTTCCCCGGAGCGCTGCATAGTAGGGGATGCACGCTTCGTGCTGAAGTAA
- a CDS encoding CoA-binding protein codes for MDFRYLFQPKTMAVIGVSLQNDQNPANVIFRKNLLRYPVKVYPVNPKGGVLQGETVFKQISDIPERIDLAVIAARAEQVPAILSQCIEAKVGGAVIISGGFSEIGRHDLQEQLAVLAKKADFPFVGPNCLGIYAPAIVDTFFLPIERMIRPESGNVAVVSQSGGILVDVMLKFKEEGIGLSLGVSIGNKALIREIDLLRYLEGDPATKVIAFYVEGFAKGEGRDFVLAAKACTKPVIMIKSGKSPGGSRAVSSHTASLAGDYEVFSQVMAQMGVVEAKNELELISFCEALSCYQTPIDGNVAIVTCSGGHGAITVDVCAAQGLQVPQLAPKEQELLKEGISDSIKNIASLSNPIDLTGSGVDEDFIAVASHLSAMPGIDCALMLLLPYTPGITSDLGARLSSIFQKAGKALIAYVPHVEKYEMMIEGFELNGVPVAHSIEAAVLMAAALKRCKPC; via the coding sequence ATGGATTTTCGATACCTGTTTCAACCAAAGACTATGGCGGTAATCGGCGTTTCACTGCAGAACGACCAAAATCCGGCCAACGTGATTTTCAGAAAAAACCTGCTGCGCTATCCGGTGAAGGTCTATCCGGTCAATCCCAAGGGGGGAGTCCTGCAGGGGGAAACTGTCTTCAAGCAAATATCAGATATTCCTGAAAGAATTGATTTGGCGGTGATTGCCGCGCGCGCCGAACAGGTGCCCGCTATCCTTTCTCAGTGCATCGAGGCCAAGGTTGGCGGCGCCGTGATCATCTCGGGAGGGTTTTCCGAAATCGGTCGCCATGACCTCCAGGAACAACTCGCGGTTCTGGCGAAAAAAGCCGATTTCCCCTTTGTCGGCCCGAATTGCCTTGGCATTTACGCCCCTGCCATCGTGGATACTTTCTTTCTGCCGATCGAGCGCATGATCAGGCCGGAGTCGGGGAATGTGGCGGTGGTAAGTCAGAGCGGGGGAATCCTTGTGGACGTCATGCTCAAATTCAAGGAAGAGGGGATAGGGCTCTCCCTCGGGGTAAGTATCGGGAACAAGGCGCTGATCAGGGAAATAGATCTGCTTCGGTATCTCGAAGGCGACCCGGCAACGAAGGTTATCGCCTTTTATGTCGAAGGTTTTGCCAAGGGTGAGGGGCGGGACTTTGTCCTTGCCGCGAAAGCATGCACGAAACCGGTTATTATGATCAAATCCGGAAAGAGCCCGGGTGGGAGCAGGGCGGTCTCGAGCCATACCGCCTCCCTGGCCGGCGATTATGAGGTATTTTCTCAGGTAATGGCGCAAATGGGCGTCGTGGAAGCGAAAAATGAATTGGAGCTAATCTCCTTTTGTGAAGCCCTGAGTTGTTATCAAACGCCCATTGACGGCAACGTCGCCATTGTTACCTGCAGCGGCGGGCATGGCGCCATCACCGTCGATGTCTGCGCGGCCCAGGGACTGCAAGTGCCGCAGCTCGCTCCCAAGGAGCAGGAACTGCTTAAGGAAGGGATCTCCGACAGCATCAAGAACATCGCTTCGCTCTCCAACCCCATTGATTTGACGGGCAGCGGCGTGGACGAAGACTTTATCGCCGTTGCCAGCCATCTGAGCGCCATGCCGGGAATTGACTGCGCATTGATGCTGCTTCTTCCCTATACCCCCGGAATCACCTCCGATCTGGGGGCGAGGCTGAGTTCCATCTTTCAAAAGGCGGGGAAGGCGTTAATCGCCTATGTGCCGCATGTGGAAAAATATGAGATGATGATCGAGGGATTTGAGCTCAATGGAGTTCCGGTGGCTCACTCGATTGAAGCGGCGGTGCTGATGGCCGCGGCCTTGAAGAGGTGCAAACCATGCTGA
- a CDS encoding Ig-like domain-containing protein translates to MASEPCPYDAMGLFVLYEDILETLELYVNLIKEIAMKNARKMINTIFAMLLGLIVITVSNQAFAQSGTWETKAPMPTVRWNAASGVINSKLYVAGGTGTGANSLATLEVYDPATNAWATKASMPTARNSVGGGVINGKLYVVGGNIAQNQKLATLEVYDPANDTWTTKASMHTPRSGPGAVAIDGKLYVAGGCLGFCAPVTNALEVYDPATDTWTTRSPLPTARGGTDVEAVNGLFYVMGGCCGAVSSQSDLMAKTIETYNPITDTWTTETQHLVGVGDTAGTINGKIYAAKSAATEVYDPATDTWAFLSPMAITRQYAAGGVINGKLYVAGGYDGAAGSATLEAFTPLTGMTSCIGDVNGDGKIGFAEAISALQVLSGLRLSVCNQAPPLDGVCGSSNGGVFTTAPSAGLCGAGSATSVTGTGPWSWSCAGSNGGATASCATLQASPVDGVCGSSNGGVFTTAPSAYLCSAGSATSVTGDGPWSWSCTGANGGATAICAATLEVPPVDGVCGSASGGIFTTAPSSDLCGAGSATSVTGNGSWSWSCTGANGGTTAACAATLEAPPVDGVCGSANGGIFTTAPSAYLCSAGSATSVTGNGSWSWSCTGANGGTTAACAATLTVPPATLVSIAVTPTMASIPMGGTQAFIATGTYSDGTSHDISNIATWTSGTIGVATVVSPGITTGLSVGMAMITATSGYASGSATLFVSSATLVSIAVTPTMASIPMGLTQSFVATGTYSDGTTHDISNIATWTSGAIAVATVVSPGVATGVSTGTATITATSGGKSGSATLTVTAAPSSWTEVWVGSDGQGNTSTTTLTKNSSGTITTTGQWTYNYGGYPVTCLISSGNMAVTGTNVTLTMTGTATNTNPYIPSGFNTSFFTLSLTGTMSAGQGSGTSTISFQNPDWPPPIYGNWTAQRQSGSGVTN, encoded by the coding sequence ATGGCTTCCGAGCCCTGTCCTTATGATGCGATGGGGCTTTTTGTTCTATATGAGGATATCTTAGAAACCTTGGAACTGTACGTCAATCTGATAAAGGAGATTGCCATGAAAAACGCAAGGAAAATGATCAACACCATTTTTGCCATGCTTCTCGGTCTGATAGTAATTACTGTCAGCAATCAGGCATTTGCCCAAAGCGGTACCTGGGAGACTAAGGCCCCAATGCCCACCGTCCGGTGGAACGCAGCCAGCGGAGTGATCAACAGCAAGCTCTACGTGGCGGGCGGGACTGGGACTGGGGCTAACTCATTAGCCACTCTTGAGGTCTACGACCCGGCCACCAACGCCTGGGCCACGAAAGCCTCCATGCCTACTGCACGGAACAGCGTGGGCGGAGGGGTGATCAACGGCAAGCTATACGTGGTGGGAGGCAATATTGCCCAGAACCAAAAGCTGGCCACCCTCGAGGTCTACGACCCAGCCAATGACACCTGGACCACGAAAGCTTCCATGCATACTCCGCGTTCGGGTCCAGGGGCTGTCGCGATTGATGGTAAGCTGTATGTAGCAGGAGGCTGCCTGGGATTCTGTGCGCCTGTGACAAATGCACTCGAGGTTTACGACCCCGCCACCGACACCTGGACTACGAGATCCCCACTGCCTACTGCGCGCGGCGGCACAGATGTTGAGGCGGTAAACGGCCTCTTTTATGTCATGGGCGGCTGCTGTGGCGCGGTTAGTTCGCAAAGCGACCTGATGGCCAAAACCATAGAGACGTATAACCCAATAACCGACACCTGGACCACCGAGACTCAGCATCTCGTTGGAGTGGGCGACACGGCGGGGACTATTAACGGGAAGATTTATGCGGCGAAGTCCGCAGCGACTGAGGTTTACGATCCCGCAACCGATACTTGGGCCTTTCTTTCACCCATGGCCATCACCCGGCAATATGCAGCCGGAGGAGTGATCAACGGCAAGCTCTACGTGGCGGGAGGATATGATGGGGCTGCGGGGTCAGCCACCCTCGAGGCGTTCACCCCATTGACAGGTATGACATCATGTATAGGCGACGTCAACGGTGACGGCAAGATCGGATTTGCCGAGGCAATCAGTGCTTTGCAGGTCTTATCCGGATTGAGACTTTCTGTATGCAATCAGGCGCCGCCTCTTGACGGCGTCTGCGGGTCGTCCAACGGCGGTGTATTTACAACGGCGCCTTCGGCTGGCCTTTGCGGTGCGGGATCAGCGACTTCGGTCACCGGAACCGGTCCCTGGTCTTGGAGCTGTGCGGGGTCCAACGGCGGTGCGACAGCCAGTTGTGCAACCCTCCAGGCCTCCCCTGTTGACGGTGTCTGCGGATCGTCCAACGGCGGTGTATTTACAACGGCGCCTTCGGCTTACCTTTGTAGTGCGGGATCAGCGACTTCGGTCACCGGAGACGGTCCCTGGTCCTGGAGCTGTACAGGGGCCAACGGCGGTGCGACAGCCATTTGTGCAGCAACCCTCGAAGTACCACCTGTTGATGGTGTCTGCGGGTCAGCCAGCGGCGGGATATTTACAACGGCGCCTTCATCTGACCTTTGCGGTGCGGGATCAGCGACTTCGGTCACTGGAAACGGTTCCTGGTCTTGGAGCTGCACGGGTGCCAATGGCGGCACAACAGCCGCCTGTGCAGCAACCCTCGAAGCCCCCCCTGTTGATGGCGTCTGCGGGTCAGCCAACGGCGGGATATTTACAACGGCGCCTTCGGCCTACCTTTGTAGTGCGGGATCAGCGACTTCGGTCACTGGAAACGGTTCCTGGTCTTGGAGCTGCACGGGTGCCAATGGCGGCACAACAGCCGCCTGTGCAGCAACCTTGACCGTGCCTCCCGCAACATTGGTGTCGATCGCGGTGACGCCAACAATGGCCTCAATACCAATGGGCGGCACACAAGCTTTTATTGCAACCGGCACTTACTCTGATGGCACCAGCCATGACATCAGCAATATTGCGACCTGGACTTCGGGCACCATCGGGGTTGCGACAGTCGTGTCGCCCGGCATCACCACTGGCCTGTCGGTCGGTATGGCAATGATCACTGCAACATCCGGCTACGCGTCCGGCTCAGCAACCTTGTTCGTGTCCTCCGCAACATTGGTGTCGATCGCGGTGACGCCAACAATGGCCTCGATACCAATGGGCCTAACACAAAGTTTTGTTGCAACCGGCACCTACTCTGATGGCACCACCCATGACATCAGCAATATCGCTACCTGGACTTCGGGTGCCATCGCGGTTGCGACAGTCGTGTCGCCCGGCGTCGCCACCGGTGTGTCAACCGGTACAGCAACGATCACTGCAACATCCGGCGGCAAGTCCGGCTCAGCAACCTTGACCGTGACCGCCGCACCATCGAGTTGGACCGAAGTATGGGTAGGTTCTGACGGGCAAGGTAATACAAGTACTACTACCCTTACCAAGAACTCAAGCGGAACAATAACAACTACGGGACAATGGACATACAATTACGGAGGGTACCCTGTGACATGCCTAATTTCGTCGGGTAATATGGCAGTAACAGGAACTAACGTAACCTTAACCATGACGGGAACCGCAACAAATACTAATCCTTACATACCCTCTGGTTTTAATACATCTTTTTTCACCTTGTCGCTAACCGGAACGATGAGTGCTGGACAAGGGAGCGGCACCTCTACGATAAGCTTTCAAAACCCGGATTGGCCCCCTCCCATTTACGGAAATTGGACAGCGCAAAGACAAAGCGGAAGTGGTGTAACGAATTAA
- a CDS encoding ParB N-terminal domain-containing protein, with protein sequence MLVKSITTCFHYFCCVIDQTTEAFVALKESIAEKGGLELILVTQNGGEYRLVAGERRLLACRALNGETIPARILANVFEEYDVTALQLIENMLREDLNPLAQAKGILCYFQARHPHLFSTLRLPEEAQQALASASTLPEA encoded by the coding sequence ATGCTTGTGAAGTCAATAACCACTTGTTTTCATTATTTCTGTTGTGTTATCGACCAGACGACCGAGGCGTTTGTCGCGCTGAAGGAGTCGATCGCCGAAAAAGGGGGGCTGGAACTGATTCTCGTTACCCAGAATGGGGGCGAATACCGCCTCGTCGCCGGCGAGAGAAGGCTTCTGGCCTGTCGCGCCTTGAACGGGGAAACGATTCCGGCGCGGATTCTGGCCAACGTTTTTGAAGAATATGACGTGACGGCGCTCCAGCTCATCGAAAACATGCTCCGGGAAGACCTCAATCCGCTTGCTCAGGCGAAGGGGATTCTCTGCTATTTTCAGGCGCGTCATCCGCATTTATTTTCCACTCTGCGGCTCCCGGAGGAGGCGCAACAGGCGCTTGCTTCAGCCAGCACGCTGCCGGAGGCGTAG
- a CDS encoding AzlC family ABC transporter permease: MNSGSSDKNFSISTFRKGFAAAWPVCLGYIAVGLAFGVIARKAGLQPLEVGLMSLLVYAGSSQFIAAAMIGSGAGLLPIVLTTFVVNLRHLLMSSALSLHLRELSGPQTALFAYGVTDESFAVNSALFRQGNWNWQTALVVNQISNLAWVASTIAGSLIGSFVPDGALGLDYALTAMFICLLVFQVRDSLHAFAALLSGILAVAIAFFVPGNYHVILASFFAATIGLILRRRKKAREKS; the protein is encoded by the coding sequence ATGAATTCTGGTTCTTCAGATAAGAATTTTTCGATCAGCACTTTCAGAAAAGGATTCGCCGCCGCCTGGCCCGTCTGCCTTGGCTATATTGCGGTCGGATTAGCCTTTGGCGTAATTGCCCGGAAGGCGGGCCTCCAGCCGCTGGAGGTCGGCTTGATGTCGCTCCTTGTTTACGCCGGCAGCTCCCAGTTTATCGCCGCCGCGATGATCGGCAGCGGCGCCGGATTATTGCCAATCGTTCTCACCACATTTGTCGTCAATCTTCGCCATTTGCTGATGAGCTCGGCTTTATCGCTCCATCTGCGCGAATTGAGTGGCCCCCAGACGGCGCTTTTCGCCTATGGCGTTACCGACGAGAGCTTTGCAGTGAACTCCGCCCTTTTTCGTCAAGGCAACTGGAACTGGCAGACAGCGCTTGTTGTCAATCAGATAAGCAACCTGGCCTGGGTGGCAAGCACGATTGCCGGCAGCCTGATCGGCAGCTTTGTGCCGGATGGTGCTTTGGGGCTCGACTATGCGCTGACAGCCATGTTCATCTGTCTTCTGGTATTTCAGGTCAGGGATTCGCTGCATGCATTTGCAGCCCTGCTTTCCGGAATCCTTGCCGTCGCCATTGCGTTTTTTGTTCCGGGCAATTACCATGTTATCCTTGCCTCATTTTTCGCGGCGACCATCGGCCTGATACTCCGGAGAAGAAAAAAGGCGCGTGAAAAGTCATGA
- a CDS encoding AzlD domain-containing protein, whose product MNIEILIIILCMGAVTYIPRWAPLYLLSRRKLPSWFIEWLDFIPAAILSALILPSILTVGEPRHLDALTPEFLLALPTLFVAVKTRSLAGTVLAGMGLFWLVQKFP is encoded by the coding sequence ATGAACATTGAGATTTTGATAATCATCCTCTGCATGGGCGCCGTCACGTATATCCCCCGCTGGGCGCCGCTTTATCTGCTGTCTCGCCGCAAGCTGCCGTCCTGGTTTATCGAGTGGCTCGATTTCATTCCCGCAGCAATCCTCAGCGCGCTTATCCTCCCGTCCATCCTGACAGTCGGCGAACCAAGGCATTTGGATGCTCTGACCCCGGAGTTTCTTCTGGCACTTCCTACCCTTTTCGTAGCCGTCAAAACCAGATCGCTGGCAGGAACGGTTCTTGCCGGCATGGGCTTGTTCTGGCTCGTCCAGAAATTTCCATGA
- the ltaE gene encoding low-specificity L-threonine aldolase: MNYVDLRSDTVTLPTPEMRKAIFDADLGDDVFTEDRTVNKLQELAAQRLGMEDALLVASGTMGNLVSVLAHCARGEEIILGDISHIFLNEAGGISALGGVFPHTLPNQPDGTLRLEDIENAIRAENIHFPHTRLICLENTHNRCYGAALTPQYTALVVALARRRGLHVHLDGSRIFNAACALGIDVRELTKGVDSVNVCLSKGLSAPVGSLICGGRDFIARARRIRKMVGGGMRQAGVIAAAGIVALETMVARLAQDHENARILAEGIANIPGLAAEPARVQTNIVYLDLLAPDFTDDEFMQQLATNGVRLLHTGPARFRMVTHYGIDRDAIARALTALGNVMRKAS, translated from the coding sequence ATGAATTATGTTGATTTAAGAAGCGATACGGTAACGCTGCCGACACCGGAAATGCGAAAGGCAATCTTTGATGCCGACCTGGGCGACGATGTTTTCACCGAGGATAGAACGGTGAACAAACTTCAGGAGCTGGCGGCCCAGCGCCTCGGGATGGAAGACGCCCTTTTGGTCGCCAGCGGCACAATGGGGAACCTGGTCTCCGTACTTGCCCACTGCGCCCGCGGCGAGGAGATCATCCTCGGCGACATCTCTCATATTTTTCTGAACGAGGCAGGCGGAATATCAGCGCTCGGCGGCGTTTTTCCCCATACCCTGCCCAATCAGCCCGACGGAACACTAAGGCTGGAGGATATCGAAAACGCCATCCGCGCCGAGAACATCCATTTTCCCCATACCCGCCTGATCTGCCTGGAAAACACCCACAACCGCTGCTACGGCGCCGCCTTGACGCCGCAATACACGGCCTTGGTTGTCGCGCTGGCCCGGCGCCGCGGCCTTCATGTTCACCTCGATGGCTCGCGCATCTTTAATGCGGCCTGCGCCCTCGGCATTGATGTCCGGGAACTGACGAAAGGGGTTGACTCGGTAAATGTCTGCCTTTCCAAGGGATTATCCGCACCGGTAGGCTCGCTTATCTGCGGCGGCAGGGATTTTATCGCACGGGCGCGGCGGATCAGAAAAATGGTGGGCGGCGGGATGCGCCAGGCGGGGGTTATCGCCGCGGCAGGAATTGTCGCCCTGGAAACAATGGTCGCTCGCCTGGCCCAAGACCATGAAAATGCACGCATTCTTGCAGAGGGAATCGCGAACATTCCGGGACTGGCCGCGGAACCGGCGCGGGTACAGACCAACATTGTCTATCTCGACCTTCTTGCTCCAGATTTCACTGATGATGAATTCATGCAACAACTGGCCACAAACGGCGTCAGGCTGCTGCACACCGGCCCGGCCCGCTTCCGGATGGTCACCCACTACGGCATCGACCGGGATGCTATCGCGAGGGCATTGACTGCGCTTGGCAATGTAATGAGAAAAGCGAGCTGA
- a CDS encoding lysophospholipid acyltransferase family protein produces the protein MAKKIDIILTSQPFIGFLYHFIRLYSSTLRLKVENESPWQKHLEQGGRVLLCVWHQQFFGAIRHFQNYRALKPGLMISKSKDGEIIAGVALRSGWAPIRGSSSRGGREAMKEIVNKLKETGLAAHIVDGPQGPAGVVKNGLIAIAQYADAVIVPFYVFADRAWHFNSWDRFFLPKPFSRVTIRFDEMIHLTPAENEAEFEAQRESVEKRMLPHLHR, from the coding sequence ATGGCGAAGAAGATCGACATCATTTTGACTTCACAGCCTTTTATCGGTTTTTTATACCATTTTATCCGCCTCTATTCGAGCACGCTGCGGCTGAAGGTTGAAAACGAATCCCCGTGGCAGAAACATCTCGAACAGGGCGGGCGCGTTCTTTTGTGTGTCTGGCATCAACAGTTTTTCGGGGCCATCCGTCATTTTCAGAACTACCGCGCTTTAAAACCGGGATTGATGATCTCCAAAAGCAAGGACGGGGAAATCATTGCCGGGGTGGCCCTCCGCAGCGGCTGGGCGCCGATCCGCGGCTCCTCCTCCCGGGGCGGACGGGAGGCGATGAAGGAAATTGTCAATAAGCTTAAAGAAACAGGCCTGGCCGCCCACATCGTTGACGGACCGCAGGGGCCGGCCGGAGTCGTCAAAAACGGACTGATCGCCATCGCCCAATACGCCGACGCGGTGATCGTCCCCTTTTACGTCTTTGCCGACCGGGCCTGGCATTTCAACAGTTGGGACCGCTTTTTTCTCCCGAAACCCTTCTCCCGGGTGACGATCCGGTTCGATGAGATGATTCATCTGACGCCGGCGGAAAATGAAGCGGAATTCGAAGCGCAGCGGGAGTCTGTCGAAAAAAGGATGCTGCCGCATCTGCACCGATGA
- a CDS encoding DNA-deoxyinosine glycosylase, which yields MLHSFLPVADGAAKALVLGSMPGRASLAAGQYYAHPRNHFWPIMGELFGAIPDLPYQERLSILKFSRIALWDVLASCTRESSLDAGIAKDSEIINDFELFFAKHPQITAVFFNGRKAELTFLKRVKPLLKSRALACHLLPSTSPAYATISYERKLEAWRILALKICRQP from the coding sequence ATGCTTCACTCTTTTTTGCCGGTTGCCGACGGCGCTGCCAAGGCGCTTGTGCTGGGAAGCATGCCGGGCCGGGCGTCCCTTGCCGCCGGCCAGTACTACGCCCACCCCCGCAACCATTTCTGGCCGATCATGGGGGAACTCTTCGGCGCCATTCCGGATCTTCCCTATCAAGAGCGGCTGAGCATTCTGAAATTCAGCAGAATCGCCCTGTGGGATGTGCTTGCGTCCTGCACGCGGGAAAGCAGCCTTGACGCAGGCATCGCCAAAGATTCAGAAATTATTAATGATTTTGAATTATTTTTTGCAAAACATCCTCAGATAACTGCGGTTTTCTTTAACGGCAGGAAGGCCGAACTGACCTTTTTAAAGCGGGTCAAACCACTGTTGAAATCCCGGGCGTTGGCCTGCCATCTGCTACCTTCGACCAGCCCGGCCTACGCGACAATTTCGTACGAGCGCAAGCTGGAAGCCTGGAGGATTCTGGCACTGAAAATATGCAGGCAGCCATGA
- a CDS encoding AAA family ATPase: MILHKLIVENFRQFRGRQEIEFWFPSLPHHNVTVVFGENGRGKTGLFRAIMFCLFGERRLSQDGDVPREELQLVNVSALEADTGVPVRTSVELEFAHLGQSYRLRRAILGMQDGNRIIEEEDEKRLFVITSDGNTQTVPTTEIDAVIDSILDRRVKDYFLFDGEKIERLTRASIEQRREISAGIRNLLNVDALETAIRAVGRVSKALERELSNSSHEELSRLLKRLSDNEDEQTQLRGRLDSLADEMRLARQEIDKTDNELKKFNEIRHLLDRRKILEQELKEQEQLVDNTLKEMHSLVCKASSLILAPTVITVFEHIERQKQKGEIPSEIRRDLIERILTDDECICGRDILKDPAAHSHILDWQKRTSDVTTQDAALNLWRYLSEVRNHFSDDADLVEKRLQQYGNIRSTIANINRSLENVSNQIGTSERQDATKLDEHRKKLQDGIITLEANARNAQTQLEQLKQEEERLRALLKEERLKVGRNDELSRRSMLARDTQDALKDVYDQFTREIKQLIGQSATELFAKLLDKEGRENLRTIVVNNDYSLQVLDRYKKPFLANISAGQRQIMSIAFIAALARAASRGGQIEIPLFMDTPFGRLSFEHRQNLINYVPTFASQWILLATDTEFRRQEAQLLKTSGKWGKFYILRPTLDGNTAIVEQDINSALAILRDEEEY, from the coding sequence ATGATATTGCATAAGTTGATAGTGGAGAACTTCCGTCAATTTCGCGGAAGGCAAGAGATTGAATTTTGGTTTCCATCACTACCTCACCACAATGTGACAGTCGTATTTGGCGAGAACGGTCGGGGCAAGACAGGGTTGTTTAGAGCCATCATGTTTTGTCTTTTTGGCGAACGTCGCCTGAGCCAGGATGGAGATGTCCCACGGGAAGAATTACAACTCGTAAATGTATCAGCACTTGAGGCGGATACTGGAGTGCCGGTGCGTACATCTGTTGAGTTGGAATTCGCTCACCTAGGGCAGTCCTATCGTTTGCGTAGAGCCATATTGGGGATGCAGGATGGAAACCGGATAATTGAAGAAGAAGATGAAAAACGCCTTTTTGTGATTACGAGTGATGGGAACACCCAGACCGTTCCGACCACTGAAATTGATGCCGTTATTGACAGCATCCTTGATCGGCGTGTCAAGGATTATTTCTTGTTCGATGGTGAGAAGATTGAACGTTTAACCCGCGCTAGCATTGAACAGCGCCGGGAAATCAGTGCCGGTATTCGGAACCTGCTCAATGTTGATGCACTTGAGACAGCGATAAGGGCGGTAGGGCGCGTTTCTAAGGCTCTTGAAAGAGAATTATCCAATTCATCGCATGAAGAATTGTCGCGGCTCCTCAAGCGCCTTAGCGATAATGAAGATGAGCAGACTCAATTACGTGGGAGGCTCGATAGTCTGGCGGATGAAATGCGCCTTGCGCGGCAAGAGATTGATAAGACTGACAATGAACTTAAAAAATTTAATGAGATACGCCATCTGCTTGATCGGCGTAAAATATTGGAACAGGAATTAAAGGAACAGGAGCAGCTGGTGGACAATACACTTAAAGAGATGCATAGTCTCGTATGTAAAGCTTCATCGCTTATTTTGGCTCCTACCGTCATTACCGTCTTCGAACATATAGAACGTCAAAAACAAAAAGGAGAAATTCCGTCTGAAATTCGCCGTGATTTGATTGAACGAATCCTCACTGATGATGAATGCATCTGCGGTAGAGATATTCTTAAAGATCCGGCAGCCCATTCACACATTCTTGATTGGCAAAAACGCACAAGTGACGTTACTACCCAGGATGCGGCGCTCAATCTTTGGCGATACCTGAGCGAAGTGCGTAATCACTTCAGTGACGATGCGGACCTGGTCGAAAAGCGCTTACAGCAATACGGAAATATTCGAAGTACAATAGCTAATATCAATCGTAGCCTTGAGAACGTGAGCAATCAGATCGGCACGTCAGAACGGCAGGACGCCACAAAATTGGACGAACATCGCAAGAAACTTCAGGATGGCATTATTACGCTCGAGGCTAATGCTCGTAATGCCCAGACTCAGTTGGAACAGCTCAAGCAGGAGGAGGAACGTTTACGAGCATTACTCAAAGAGGAGCGTCTGAAAGTTGGAAGGAATGATGAATTATCAAGACGGTCTATGTTAGCACGTGACACGCAGGACGCACTTAAGGATGTCTATGATCAGTTTACGCGTGAGATAAAACAGTTAATAGGGCAGTCGGCCACGGAACTCTTCGCAAAACTGTTAGATAAAGAAGGAAGGGAAAATCTAAGGACTATAGTCGTCAACAATGATTATTCATTGCAGGTATTGGATCGGTATAAGAAGCCCTTTCTCGCAAACATCTCTGCGGGGCAACGACAAATCATGTCGATTGCATTCATTGCCGCCCTGGCTCGGGCTGCTTCGAGAGGAGGTCAAATCGAAATTCCATTGTTTATGGATACACCATTTGGCAGGTTATCATTTGAGCATCGCCAGAACCTTATAAATTATGTACCTACGTTCGCATCCCAATGGATTCTCCTGGCAACGGATACCGAGTTCCGTCGCCAGGAGGCGCAACTATTGAAAACCAGCGGCAAATGGGGGAAATTCTATATTTTGCGCCCAACACTTGATGGCAATACGGCGATTGTAGAACAGGATATCAATTCTGCCCTGGCTATTCTTCGTGACGAGGAGGAATACTAA